From a single Equus asinus isolate D_3611 breed Donkey chromosome 2, EquAss-T2T_v2, whole genome shotgun sequence genomic region:
- the LOC106833365 gene encoding olfactory receptor 4K1-like, with protein sequence MTLTGYSLPPLVVAGGTCDLRLQETAEPMTQPPSGSPPDTGFTNNFRNPDSANGWSNKSVVTEFILLGLSSSRELQLFLFFIFSVSYGAAMLGNILIILLVITDSHLHFPMYFLLINLSFIDMCQATFATPKMIADFLNEYKTITFQGCMSQIFFLHVFGGSEMVLLVAMAYDRYIAICKPLHYMTIMSRRVCTVLVGVSWTIGILHSASHLVFTVNLPFCGPNKVDNFFCDLPLVIKLACLDTYVLEILVLTNSGLLSLICFLLLLISYTIMLATVHHQASGGTSKALSTLSAHVTVVVLFFGPIIFIYIWPFESFPIDKFISVCFTVFTPLLNPMIYTLRNKDVKEAMRKLRNRHTVSKQVSQIIRKWFR encoded by the exons ATGACACTTACTGGTTACTCACTACCCCCTctagtggtggcaggtggaacctgtgacctGAGACTTCAGGAAACAGCAGAACCCATGACCCAGCCCCCAAGTGGCAGCCCCCCTGACACTGGTTTTACCA ATAACTTCAGGAACCCAGATTCAGCTAATGGATGGAGCAATAAGTCAGTGGttactgaattcattttattGGGTCTATCTAGCTCTAGAGAACTAcagctcttccttttctttatcttctctgtGTCTTATGGAGCTGCAATGTTGGGAAACATCCTTATCATACTCCTGGTAATTACAGACTCTCACTTGCATTTTCCGATGTACTTTCTCCTTATCAATCTCTCCTTCATTGACATGTGTCAGGCTACATTTGCCACTCCCAAGATGATTGCAGACTTCCTCAATGAATACAAGACCATCACTTTTCAGGGATGCATGTCACAAATCTTTTTCTTGCATGTTTTTGGGGGTAGTGAGATGGTGCTTCTTGTTGCCATGGCCTATGATAGATACATTGCTATATGCAAACCTCTGCACTACATGACCATCATGAGCCGAAGAGTGTGCACTGTTCTGGTGGGGGTCTCCTGGACCATTGGCATCCTGCACTCAGCCAGCCACCTGGTGTTCACAGTCAATCTTCCTTTCTGTGGACCCAACAAGGTTGACAATTTCTTTTGTGATCTCCCCCTCGTGATCAAGCTTGCCTGCCTAGACACATATGTTTTAGAGATCCTGGTGCTCACCAACAGTGGCCTGCTTTCACTTATCTGCTTTCTCCTTTTGCTCATTTCTTACACTATTATGCTTGCTACTGTCCATCACCAAGCCTCTGGTGGGACGTCCAAGGCACTTTCCACCCTGTCTGCTCATGTCACTGTTGTGGTTCTTTTCTTTGGCCCAATAATCTTCATCTATATCTGGCCCTTTGAAAGCTTCCCAATTGATAAATTTATCTCTGTGTGTTTTACCGTCTTCACTCCTCTTCTTAATCCCATGATTTACACACTGAGGAATAAAGATGTAAAGGAAGccatgaggaagctgaggaacCGACACACAGTTTCCAAGCAGGT AAGTCAAATTATTAGGAAGTGGTTTCGTTGA
- the LOC106833441 gene encoding olfactory receptor 4K15 — MNETNHSRVTEFVFLGLSNSQELQPFLFFIFSLLYLTILLGNVLIILTVTSDSRLHTPMYFLLANLSFIDIGVASFATPKMISDLLVGRKTISFDACLAQIFFVHLFTGSEMVLLVSMAYDRYVAICKPLHYMTIMSRHVCIILVFISWLVGFIHTTSQLAFTVNLPFCGPNQVDSFFCDLPLVTKLACTDTYVVSLLIVADSGFLSMSSFLLLVVSYTVILITVRNHSSASMAKARSTLTAHITVVTLFFGPCIFIYVWPFSSYSIDKVLAVFYTIFTPILNPVIYTLRNKEVKAAMSKLKSRYLKPGQVSAVIRNVLFLETK; from the coding sequence ATGAATGAAACAAATCATTCTCGAGTGACCGAATTTGTGTTTCTGGGACTCTCTAATTCTCAGGAGCTCCagcctttcttatttttcatattttcactcCTTTACCTAACAATACTGCTGGGCAACGTTCTCATCATTCTCACTGTGACCTCAGATTCCCGCCTTCATACTCCTATGTACTTTCTACTTGCCAACCTCTCTTTTATAGATATAGGTGTTGCCTCTTTTGCCACCCCTAAAATGATTTCAGACCTCCTGGTTGGGCGCAAGACTATTTCTTTTGATGCCTGCCTGGCCCAGATTTTCTTTGTTCACCTTTTCACTGGCAGTGAAATGGTGCTCCTTGTTTCCATGGCTTATGACCGTTATGTTGCAATATGCAAACCGCTCCACTACATGACAATCATGAGCCGCCATGTATGTATTATTCTTGTCTTCATCTCCTGGTTGGTGGGATTTATTCATACTACTAGCCAGTTGGCATTTACTGTTAACTTGCCTTTTTGTGGTCCGAATCAGGTAGACAGTTTTTTCTGTGACCTGCCTCTAGTGACCAAGCTGGCCTGCACAGACACTTATGTTGTCAGCCTCCTAATAGTTGCAGACAGTGGCTTTCTTTCTATGAGTTCCTTCCTCCTCTTGGTTGTCTCCTACACTGTGATACTTATCACAGTTAGGAATCACTCATCTGCTAGCATGGCAAAGGCCCGCTCCACATTGACTGCCCACATCACAGTGGTCACACTATTCTTTGGACCCTGCATCTTCATCTATGTGTGGCCCTTCAGCAGTTATTCAATTGATAAAGTCCTTGCTGTGTTCTACACCATCTTTACTCCCATTTTAAACCCAGTTATCTACACCCTAAGGAACAAGGAAGTGAAGGCTGCTATGTCAAAACTGAAGAGTCGGTATCTGAAGCCCGGCCAGGTTTCTGCTGTCATAAGAAATGTTCTTTTCCTGGAAACAAAGTAA